The following coding sequences are from one Anolis sagrei isolate rAnoSag1 chromosome 6, rAnoSag1.mat, whole genome shotgun sequence window:
- the MRPL55 gene encoding large ribosomal subunit protein mL55: MMTTIRRTLRLLQGEALCALLPRPCHLHTSACQPNSNRTSIACVSRQKYGRLYPVLLVRPDGSTIHIRYKEPRRILSIPIDINTLPEAERRARLRKRDGVKLKPKEEATFDDDFKLDDYRKFWKKK, translated from the exons ATGATGACAACCATCAGGAGGACTCTCAG GCTCTTGCAAGGAGAGGCGCTCTGTGCATTGCTTCCCAGGCCTTGCCATCTTCACACATCCGCATGCCAACCCAATTCCAACCGGACATCCATCGCTTGCGTTTCAAGGCAGAAGTACGGCCGGTTGTATCCGGTTCTGCTGGTCAGACCTGACGGCTCCACCATCCACATCCGGTACAAAGAACCCAGGCGGATCCTATCG ATACCAATCGACATCAATACTCTCCCCGAAGCCGAAAGGAGAGCCCGGTTGCGGAAACGAGATGGCGTCAAGCTTAAACCCAAAGAGGAGGCGACTTTTGACGACGACTTTAAGTTGGATGATTATAGAAAGTTTTGGAAGAAAAAATGA